From a region of the Opitutia bacterium genome:
- a CDS encoding ABC transporter permease: protein MIHDLKFALRSLAKTPGTSLAFILILALAIGANTAVFSVVEAVLLRELPYDRPQELVTVRSGAASEVGLFNLAEFCEYRDRARSFAGLVALGSFNTNLVDGGEAQLVQGLRVSPGLFDLLGVKPVRGRLLNADDEAAGAPKVAVVSHEFWQARFGGRDEAIGRVVRLSGELRTIVGVFPAGFVMPLNGFNKDVVVPLQPELDATRRNHNGVHSLVVVGRLLPAVRPEQALADLGGVLAALRRELPGTYGRFGANVLVPLGTQISGDVRPVLGTLWGLVASLLLLACANLAGLLLVRGIGRRRELAIRAALGSSRFQLLRLLFAECLVLTVAGGAAGGLLAHVGLAKLLALLPAGVPRATEIGFNGPVLAFTLLVSLAAGTLPALLPLWSFSRTDLRDAIQTSTRGSTGGPGLNRSRRWLVTVQIALAVALLACSGLFLRSFLAVGLERPGADPARTLTARVSQPEVGYPDREALWRFEREFRSRLAALPGVEAVGATSLLPLAPGLATTRFKRATDEERAGVELPNANYRLVTPGFFEALGVRLRSGRFLAETDDLAHPLVVVIGATLARKHFPDQEAVGQVLEIEDRADGRRKFEIVGVVDDVKQGKLDDEPTFDLYVPFHQMEPPAVPWIRLRTYWLLRGSLPASTLEAAFRRELKAMDASIPVASVLTLEQVADRSLSVRRFTLVIVGVLTGTALLLTMAGIYSVMAYGVAQRTREIGVRMALGAEIGTILRQVLGEGMGLMMRGAGLGVLVALALSRLIAAQLYKTSPHDPLTLAAAVALLLVVGLFACWIPARRAAKVSPLVAMTAE, encoded by the coding sequence ATGATCCACGACCTCAAGTTTGCCCTTCGCAGCCTGGCCAAGACACCCGGGACTTCGCTCGCCTTCATCCTCATTCTCGCGCTCGCCATCGGTGCCAACACGGCGGTGTTTTCCGTCGTGGAAGCGGTGCTGTTGCGTGAGCTGCCCTACGACCGCCCGCAGGAACTCGTCACGGTCCGATCCGGGGCCGCCAGCGAGGTCGGCTTGTTCAATCTCGCGGAGTTCTGCGAATACCGCGATCGCGCGCGCTCGTTTGCGGGCTTGGTCGCCTTGGGCTCGTTCAACACCAACCTGGTCGATGGGGGCGAGGCGCAGCTGGTGCAGGGTCTCCGCGTGTCGCCGGGTCTTTTCGACCTCCTCGGCGTCAAGCCGGTCCGCGGTCGCCTGCTGAACGCGGACGACGAGGCGGCGGGAGCGCCGAAGGTCGCGGTGGTGAGCCATGAGTTCTGGCAGGCGCGCTTCGGCGGGCGCGACGAGGCGATCGGTCGCGTGGTGCGGCTCAGCGGGGAACTGCGCACGATCGTCGGCGTTTTTCCCGCGGGGTTCGTGATGCCGCTGAACGGCTTCAACAAGGACGTCGTCGTGCCGCTGCAGCCCGAACTCGACGCGACGCGGCGCAATCACAACGGCGTGCATTCGCTCGTGGTCGTCGGGCGCCTGTTGCCCGCGGTGCGGCCGGAACAGGCGCTGGCCGATCTCGGTGGCGTGTTGGCCGCGTTGCGCCGGGAACTGCCCGGAACCTACGGCCGCTTCGGCGCGAATGTGCTGGTGCCGCTGGGGACCCAGATTTCGGGGGATGTGCGCCCGGTGCTCGGCACGCTGTGGGGGTTGGTGGCGTCGCTGCTTCTGCTCGCGTGCGCGAACCTCGCCGGCCTGCTGCTCGTGCGGGGCATCGGGCGGCGGCGCGAGCTGGCGATCCGTGCGGCGCTCGGGAGCTCGCGCTTCCAGCTGCTGCGGTTGCTCTTCGCGGAATGCCTCGTGCTCACGGTGGCGGGCGGCGCGGCCGGCGGGTTGCTCGCCCATGTCGGGCTGGCGAAGCTGCTGGCGTTGCTGCCGGCGGGCGTGCCCCGCGCGACGGAGATCGGTTTCAACGGCCCGGTGCTCGCGTTCACGCTGCTGGTGTCGCTGGCGGCCGGGACGCTGCCGGCGCTGCTGCCGTTGTGGTCGTTTTCGCGGACCGATTTGCGCGATGCGATCCAGACCTCGACGCGGGGCAGCACCGGAGGGCCGGGCCTGAATCGCTCGCGGCGCTGGCTGGTGACGGTGCAAATCGCGTTGGCCGTCGCCCTGCTGGCGTGCAGCGGGCTGTTTCTGCGCAGCTTCCTCGCCGTCGGACTCGAACGGCCGGGCGCCGATCCGGCGCGCACGCTCACCGCGCGTGTCTCGCAACCGGAGGTGGGTTACCCCGATCGCGAGGCGCTGTGGCGGTTCGAACGCGAGTTCCGCTCGCGACTTGCGGCCCTTCCCGGAGTCGAGGCGGTGGGCGCCACCTCGCTGCTGCCGCTGGCGCCCGGGCTCGCGACGACACGCTTCAAACGCGCGACGGACGAGGAGCGTGCAGGCGTGGAGCTGCCGAATGCGAACTATCGTCTCGTGACGCCGGGCTTCTTCGAGGCGCTGGGCGTGCGCTTGCGTTCCGGGCGGTTTCTGGCCGAGACCGACGACCTCGCTCATCCGCTCGTCGTCGTGATCGGAGCGACGCTGGCGCGAAAGCACTTCCCGGATCAGGAGGCGGTGGGCCAGGTGTTGGAGATCGAGGACCGGGCGGACGGGCGGCGGAAGTTCGAGATCGTGGGCGTCGTGGATGACGTGAAACAGGGGAAGCTCGACGACGAGCCGACGTTCGACCTCTACGTGCCCTTTCATCAGATGGAGCCGCCGGCCGTGCCGTGGATCCGGTTGCGCACCTACTGGCTGCTGCGCGGCTCGTTGCCGGCGTCGACGCTCGAGGCGGCGTTCCGCCGCGAGCTGAAGGCGATGGACGCGTCGATTCCCGTCGCTTCGGTGCTCACCCTGGAGCAGGTGGCGGATCGCTCGCTGTCCGTGCGGCGTTTCACGCTCGTGATCGTCGGCGTGCTGACCGGCACGGCGCTCCTGCTGACGATGGCGGGCATCTACTCGGTGATGGCTTACGGGGTCGCGCAACGAACCCGCGAGATCGGCGTGAGGATGGCGCTCGGCGCGGAAATCGGGACGATCCTGCGACAGGTGCTGGGCGAGGGGATGGGCCTGATGATGCGCGGTGCGGGGCTGGGCGTGCTGGTCGCGCTGGCACTGTCCCGCCTCATCGCGGCGCAACTCTACAAGACGAGCCCCCACGATCCGCTGACGCTGGCCGCAGCGGTCGCGCTCCTGTTGGTCGTGGGACTTTTCGCCTGTTGGATTCCCGCCCGGCGGGCGGCGAAGGTCAGTCCGCTGGTGGCCATGACCGCGGAATAG
- a CDS encoding right-handed parallel beta-helix repeat-containing protein: protein MKQSCVPFLRVALLATLSLAFLANGGRAQPSGGPYGPQEGRYEVPAQGRVIFVAPDGSVAADGVALERPTTLAAAIERVVTGDTVVLRGGTYRTGALLLSQGVTLQPYADERPVLKGTEVAMNWEKVAEGRWRTKWTKLFPAAPADWWRRERHEKQTPLHRFNNDMVFVDGELFASVGKADELTPGTFFVDYENAWVYVGTDPAGRTVEITAHDSALIRTMGVAHGKANDRRGAAIRGLTFTQYAYRALEIEGVEPSRKMSPDEFGKEVVGSVFENVTISFCSRVAGYFHGDGIVFRHCLIADCGTEGIYVVNSADIRIEKTIVTRTNSAEKITGYFASAIKIFNQSYRAVVRDNLIIDNPNASGVWWDVGNVDGLFVNNWVERTNDGFFFEISKGAICAGNVFVDCDRGIHVLNSSNVRIYQNTLWNSVVKIERTERSAVGDHFGWHPSAGPDVTARHGHVFLNNLLASDATFRGPLLLVTQSEKVRDRLGDSQLTALDGNVYVRRSATKPQPLISWAPVPPRNDTVELFALADFQKLQLAFETNTRALADFHGPLFTSPELKNFSLRADFPLRGTGVPLPEEARAALGWEAGLPRFPGALVPR, encoded by the coding sequence ATGAAGCAGTCTTGCGTGCCGTTCCTGCGCGTTGCGTTGCTGGCGACGCTTTCCCTGGCGTTCCTTGCGAATGGAGGACGCGCGCAACCGTCGGGCGGTCCCTACGGCCCGCAGGAGGGGCGTTACGAAGTGCCGGCGCAGGGGCGCGTCATTTTCGTCGCGCCCGATGGCAGCGTCGCAGCCGATGGCGTCGCGCTCGAGCGGCCCACGACGCTCGCTGCGGCGATCGAACGCGTCGTGACGGGCGACACGGTGGTGTTGCGCGGCGGCACGTATCGCACGGGCGCACTGCTGCTCAGTCAGGGCGTGACGTTGCAGCCCTATGCTGACGAGCGGCCGGTGCTCAAGGGCACGGAGGTTGCGATGAACTGGGAGAAGGTGGCGGAGGGCCGCTGGCGCACGAAATGGACGAAGCTGTTTCCCGCCGCGCCAGCGGACTGGTGGCGGCGCGAGCGCCACGAGAAGCAGACGCCGCTCCATCGCTTCAACAACGACATGGTGTTCGTCGACGGCGAGCTGTTCGCCTCGGTCGGGAAAGCCGATGAACTCACGCCGGGAACGTTCTTCGTCGATTACGAAAACGCGTGGGTCTACGTCGGCACCGATCCGGCCGGCAGGACCGTCGAGATCACGGCGCACGACAGCGCCCTCATTCGCACGATGGGCGTGGCGCACGGCAAAGCGAACGACCGTCGCGGCGCTGCGATTCGCGGCCTGACCTTCACGCAATACGCCTACCGCGCTCTCGAAATCGAGGGCGTGGAGCCGAGCCGGAAGATGAGCCCCGACGAGTTCGGCAAGGAGGTGGTCGGCTCCGTGTTCGAGAACGTCACGATCTCGTTCTGCTCGCGCGTCGCGGGCTATTTTCACGGGGACGGGATCGTGTTCCGTCATTGCCTCATCGCCGATTGCGGCACGGAGGGCATCTACGTCGTCAATTCCGCGGACATCCGCATCGAGAAGACGATCGTCACGCGCACGAACAGCGCGGAGAAGATCACCGGCTACTTCGCGTCGGCGATCAAGATCTTCAACCAGAGCTATCGCGCGGTGGTGCGCGACAACCTGATCATCGACAACCCGAACGCGAGCGGAGTGTGGTGGGACGTCGGCAACGTCGACGGCCTGTTCGTGAACAACTGGGTCGAGCGCACGAACGACGGCTTCTTCTTCGAAATTTCGAAGGGCGCGATCTGCGCCGGCAATGTCTTCGTCGACTGCGATCGCGGCATCCATGTGCTCAACAGCTCGAACGTGCGCATCTACCAGAACACGCTTTGGAACAGCGTGGTGAAGATCGAGCGCACGGAGCGCAGCGCGGTGGGCGATCACTTCGGCTGGCATCCGAGCGCGGGGCCGGACGTCACGGCGCGCCACGGCCATGTGTTCCTCAACAACCTCCTCGCATCCGACGCGACCTTCCGCGGCCCGCTGCTGCTCGTCACGCAGAGCGAAAAGGTCCGCGACCGGTTGGGCGACTCGCAGCTAACCGCGCTCGACGGCAACGTCTACGTGCGCCGCAGCGCGACGAAGCCGCAGCCGCTGATCAGCTGGGCGCCGGTGCCGCCGAGGAACGACACGGTCGAGCTTTTCGCACTCGCCGATTTCCAGAAGCTGCAGCTCGCGTTCGAAACGAATACCCGGGCACTGGCGGACTTTCACGGCCCGCTTTTCACGAGTCCGGAGCTGAAGAACTTCAGTCTGCGCGCCGATTTCCCGCTGCGGGGCACGGGCGTGCCGCTGCCCGAGGAAGCGCGAGCCGCGTTGGGATGGGAGGCCGGATTGCCGCGCTTTCCCGGCGCATTGGTGCCGCGCTGA
- a CDS encoding HD domain-containing protein: MPLPTRDAATGLLHQHVQDAYQRTHAVMVATALEGYAVHLNEPVNLWFVTGLLHDLDFEKHPAEHPGPSLQWFKEWDYPPDLLHAVEAHAYGYNAFKTLPQTKLAAALLATDELCGLFYAYRKMNPVPYADMKPSSIRKKFKEPAFAAKIDRSVIELGVQHLGIPLEEHIANVGRFLAPLG, from the coding sequence ATGCCGCTCCCGACGCGCGACGCCGCCACCGGCCTGCTCCATCAGCACGTGCAGGACGCCTATCAACGCACGCACGCCGTCATGGTGGCCACGGCGCTCGAAGGCTACGCCGTGCACTTGAACGAGCCGGTCAACCTGTGGTTCGTCACGGGGCTCCTGCACGATCTCGATTTCGAAAAGCACCCCGCGGAGCATCCCGGCCCGTCGCTGCAATGGTTCAAGGAGTGGGACTATCCGCCGGATCTGCTCCACGCCGTCGAAGCGCACGCCTACGGCTACAACGCCTTCAAGACGCTCCCGCAGACGAAGCTCGCCGCCGCTCTCCTCGCGACGGACGAACTCTGCGGACTGTTCTACGCCTACCGGAAGATGAACCCCGTGCCCTACGCGGACATGAAGCCGTCCTCGATCCGCAAGAAGTTCAAGGAGCCCGCATTCGCCGCGAAGATCGACCGCAGCGTGATCGAGCTCGGTGTGCAGCACCTCGGAATTCCGCTCGAAGAACACATCGCCAACGTCGGCCGCTTCCTCGCGCCGCTGGGCTGA
- a CDS encoding peptide MFS transporter — MAGQGERAGLNTSPVTPGVGSDHDRAFLGHPRGLGYIAFAEAWERFSYYGMQTLLVLYMTRQLLLPGRVEGVGGFAKFRVWLENTYGGGSAMSVVATASAIFGLYAGLVYLTPIAGGFIADRWLGRTRTVTIGALLMATGHFLMAFDYTFLLALLCLLLGVGCFKGNLASQVGALYKPEDLRRADAYQIYYLFINGAVIVAPLVTGTLGEVWGWHYGFGAAGVGMVIGLVIYLAGRKWLPPEERKTPAVARAAERRTMTRDDWIVTAVLIGLLPVLAAGAVTNQQIFNSYLVWVPEHVSLVFFGKTMPTTWLVTLDAIVSVSSLVGAVAFWRWWAKRFPEPSEVVKITLGLGISACGALCLAGAAMAAAGGQKASIGWVLGFEVLNSIGFANVFPVGLAMYARAAPKSVSGTIMGVYYLHLFACNSLVGWLGGLLEKMSGTQFWLLHAALVGGACVVMLLAARTAGRLLDPRGTAAAAP; from the coding sequence ATGGCGGGGCAAGGCGAGCGTGCGGGCTTGAACACGAGTCCTGTTACCCCCGGCGTCGGTTCCGATCATGACCGTGCCTTCCTCGGTCATCCGCGCGGCCTCGGCTACATCGCCTTCGCGGAGGCGTGGGAGCGCTTCTCCTACTACGGCATGCAGACGCTGCTGGTGCTCTACATGACCCGGCAGCTGCTCCTGCCCGGTCGCGTGGAGGGCGTGGGCGGTTTCGCCAAATTCCGGGTCTGGCTGGAAAACACTTACGGCGGCGGCAGCGCGATGAGCGTGGTGGCGACGGCTTCGGCGATCTTCGGGTTGTATGCGGGCCTCGTCTACCTGACGCCGATCGCGGGCGGGTTCATCGCGGATCGTTGGCTCGGCCGCACGCGCACAGTGACGATCGGCGCGTTGCTGATGGCGACGGGCCACTTTCTGATGGCGTTCGACTACACGTTCCTGCTGGCGCTGCTGTGCCTGCTCCTCGGCGTCGGCTGTTTCAAAGGCAACCTCGCGAGCCAGGTCGGAGCGCTTTATAAACCGGAGGACCTGCGCCGCGCGGACGCTTACCAAATCTATTACCTCTTCATCAATGGCGCGGTGATCGTCGCGCCGCTCGTGACGGGCACGTTGGGCGAAGTTTGGGGCTGGCACTACGGCTTCGGCGCGGCGGGCGTCGGCATGGTGATCGGGCTCGTGATCTATTTGGCCGGCCGCAAGTGGCTGCCGCCGGAAGAGCGCAAGACGCCGGCTGTCGCGCGCGCTGCGGAGCGCCGCACGATGACGCGCGATGATTGGATCGTGACGGCGGTGCTGATCGGGTTGCTGCCGGTGCTCGCGGCCGGTGCGGTCACGAACCAACAAATTTTTAACTCCTACCTCGTCTGGGTGCCCGAGCACGTGAGCCTCGTCTTCTTCGGCAAGACGATGCCGACGACCTGGCTCGTGACGCTCGATGCGATCGTCAGCGTGTCATCGCTCGTGGGCGCGGTGGCGTTCTGGCGCTGGTGGGCGAAGCGTTTCCCGGAGCCGAGCGAGGTGGTGAAGATCACGCTCGGGCTCGGCATCAGTGCGTGCGGCGCGCTGTGTCTGGCGGGCGCGGCGATGGCCGCGGCGGGCGGACAGAAGGCGAGCATCGGCTGGGTGCTGGGCTTCGAGGTGCTCAACAGCATCGGCTTCGCGAACGTGTTTCCGGTGGGCCTCGCGATGTATGCGCGCGCCGCGCCGAAGAGCGTCTCGGGCACGATCATGGGCGTGTATTACCTGCACCTCTTCGCCTGCAACAGTCTCGTCGGCTGGCTGGGCGGATTGCTCGAAAAGATGAGCGGCACCCAATTCTGGCTGCTGCACGCGGCGCTGGTCGGCGGCGCGTGCGTGGTGATGCTGCTCGCGGCGCGCACGGCCGGGCGGTTGCTCGATCCGCGGGGGACTGCCGCGGCCGCACCCTGA
- a CDS encoding DUF1203 domain-containing protein, translated as MFTLSPPTLLSFAITPISAAFVERVRATLRDDFGRTVAVTLAAGGEPMRDQLRRASPGERLILCSYQAIALPSPFAEIGPVYVSADAPAPVPFRGALPPGYFNRTFALRAYDHRDCIVESTLVEPAASLDKFAEFLARDDVAYLHARFASHGCFAARIERAPSGDTL; from the coding sequence ATGTTCACGCTCTCCCCGCCCACCCTGCTATCCTTCGCGATCACGCCGATCTCCGCCGCGTTTGTCGAACGCGTGCGGGCCACGTTGCGCGACGATTTCGGCCGCACTGTTGCCGTGACGCTCGCCGCCGGCGGCGAGCCGATGCGGGACCAGCTCCGGCGCGCCTCGCCCGGCGAGCGACTCATCCTGTGCAGCTACCAAGCCATAGCGCTGCCGAGCCCGTTCGCCGAGATCGGGCCCGTCTACGTCAGCGCCGACGCGCCGGCGCCGGTGCCATTCCGCGGCGCGCTGCCGCCCGGCTATTTCAACCGCACCTTCGCGTTGCGCGCTTACGACCACCGCGACTGCATCGTCGAGTCCACGCTGGTCGAGCCAGCGGCCTCGCTGGACAAGTTCGCCGAATTTCTCGCGCGCGACGACGTGGCCTACCTGCACGCGCGCTTCGCGAGCCACGGGTGCTTCGCTGCCCGGATCGAGCGCGCCCCGAGCGGCGACACGCTCTAG
- a CDS encoding DUF3300 domain-containing protein yields the protein MKTPLLVATCILALIGTNRAIAEDATILLPSDQIETLVAPIALYPDPLVALILPASTHPSDVVLAARYLAGGGSPETVLDQPWDETVKALTRYREVVEYLDRNLEWTRRLGDCFAAQPDDVMDAIQSLRARARSQGLLADNAQQQVIIESDEISIVPTNPTIIYIPRYDPVVLCGPIVTTYYASSWLSFGVAYSVGPWLSYDCDWRSRYVRVNHRPASWYYQPDWRRRRESVTWTRWTPPPRHERRWNRDGDSPRDNDRRWIGAGQTVWNKPSEAPRRDSPGRNRDHPRDPRPPTERHRPEAGTEVATAPSVVANAPDVPTAPVVSSQAPGRSFQPTPDRNREPRRFPRPDGDSPRHDRGPRPEPRPLGVTGPMTNPTPMTSSPVGAPVQPPAPMTSSPVGPPVQPPAPMTRSYAPANPPVRTERNDRPDRGDRDARSGRWDRNNDREQPR from the coding sequence ATGAAAACACCCCTGCTAGTGGCCACCTGCATCCTCGCCCTCATCGGCACGAATCGCGCCATCGCCGAGGACGCGACGATTCTCCTCCCGTCCGATCAGATCGAAACCCTCGTCGCGCCCATCGCGCTCTATCCCGATCCGCTCGTCGCGTTGATCCTGCCGGCGTCGACCCACCCGTCCGACGTCGTCCTCGCCGCCCGCTATCTCGCCGGCGGCGGTTCACCCGAGACCGTCCTCGACCAACCGTGGGACGAAACCGTCAAGGCGCTCACGCGTTACCGCGAAGTCGTCGAATACCTCGACCGCAACCTCGAGTGGACCCGCCGTCTCGGTGACTGCTTCGCCGCACAGCCCGACGACGTGATGGACGCCATCCAATCGCTCCGCGCCCGCGCGCGCAGCCAAGGCCTGCTCGCCGACAACGCCCAACAACAAGTCATCATCGAATCCGACGAGATCTCCATCGTCCCGACGAACCCCACCATCATCTACATCCCGCGCTACGACCCCGTCGTGCTCTGCGGACCGATCGTCACGACCTACTACGCGAGCAGCTGGCTCTCCTTCGGCGTCGCCTACAGCGTCGGCCCTTGGCTGAGCTACGACTGCGATTGGCGCTCCCGCTACGTGCGCGTGAATCACCGCCCGGCCAGCTGGTATTACCAACCCGACTGGCGCCGCCGGCGCGAGTCCGTCACTTGGACGCGCTGGACTCCGCCGCCCCGCCACGAGCGCCGCTGGAACCGCGACGGCGATTCCCCGCGCGACAACGACCGCCGCTGGATCGGCGCCGGCCAGACCGTTTGGAACAAGCCCTCCGAAGCGCCGCGCCGCGACTCGCCCGGCCGCAATCGCGACCACCCGCGCGACCCGCGCCCGCCCACCGAGCGCCACCGCCCCGAGGCCGGCACGGAAGTCGCCACCGCCCCGAGCGTCGTCGCCAACGCTCCCGACGTCCCGACCGCACCGGTTGTCTCCTCGCAGGCTCCGGGCCGCAGCTTTCAACCGACTCCCGATCGCAACCGCGAGCCGCGCCGCTTTCCGCGCCCCGACGGTGATTCGCCGCGCCACGATCGCGGCCCGCGCCCCGAGCCGCGTCCCCTCGGCGTCACGGGACCGATGACGAATCCGACCCCGATGACCTCCTCGCCGGTCGGCGCCCCCGTGCAACCACCCGCACCGATGACATCGTCTCCCGTCGGCCCGCCCGTCCAACCGCCGGCACCGATGACGCGCAGCTACGCACCGGCGAATCCGCCCGTCCGCACCGAACGCAACGACCGTCCCGACCGCGGCGATCGCGACGCCCGCAGCGGACGCTGGGACCGCAACAACGACCGCGAACAGCCACGCTGA
- a CDS encoding nuclear transport factor 2 family protein, with protein sequence MLRILLRRLAGLALGFSLLLPLARATEAPAPDATKREITALLSEFLSRVDDPAMHARFWADDLIYTSGKGEVKTKAEIVAGVAAAAKSSTAATPRTSYGAEEVRVRPYGEFAALNFRLLVKNPDGTQWYSRNSGAFLWRNGQWQVVTWQATREP encoded by the coding sequence ATGCTCCGAATCCTGCTGCGCCGCCTCGCCGGTCTCGCCCTCGGTTTTTCGCTGCTCCTCCCGCTCGCTCGCGCGACCGAGGCCCCCGCACCTGACGCCACCAAGCGCGAGATCACGGCGCTGCTGAGTGAATTCCTCTCGCGCGTCGACGATCCTGCGATGCACGCGCGCTTCTGGGCGGACGACCTGATCTACACCAGCGGCAAAGGCGAGGTGAAGACGAAGGCCGAAATCGTCGCCGGCGTCGCCGCCGCCGCCAAATCCTCCACCGCCGCCACGCCGCGCACGAGCTACGGCGCGGAGGAAGTCCGCGTGCGCCCCTACGGCGAGTTCGCCGCGCTCAATTTCCGACTGCTCGTGAAAAACCCCGACGGCACGCAGTGGTATTCGCGCAACAGCGGCGCTTTCCTGTGGCGCAACGGCCAATGGCAGGTCGTCACGTGGCAGGCCACGCGCGAACCGTGA
- a CDS encoding histidinol-phosphate aminotransferase family protein gives MTTLLNRRQWLKAAGATLAATALASRSSLLAQTPAAPRRFVVAPGLVRLNYNENPFGPAASAKAAMTHAANEQAFRYADAEERELLELIARREGCRPEQIVMGAGSGEILDVAGFHFGFDHGEIVAADPSYMQLVLAADRVGGRAVRVPLNARFEHDLPAMAAAVTERTKCIYIVNPNNPTGTVCDAAELKAFVREQSKRTTVFIDEAYLELSDDFAGRTCAPLAVEGHNVVVARTFSKIFGLAGMRLGYAVMSEKLATSLKARMTGSLSIVTIAAAIASLKDAAYVEATRAKIKAGRDALIAEVTALGRTHAVPHGNFVFFRTGMPVQDFIAKMRLEGVEVGRPFPPLLEWARISIGLPEEMEKCHRALRRVLG, from the coding sequence ATGACCACGCTCCTCAACCGCCGCCAGTGGCTCAAAGCCGCTGGCGCCACCCTCGCCGCGACGGCTCTTGCCTCGCGTTCGTCGCTCCTCGCCCAAACTCCCGCGGCTCCGCGCCGCTTCGTCGTGGCGCCCGGACTCGTCCGGCTCAACTACAACGAGAACCCGTTCGGCCCGGCCGCGTCCGCCAAGGCGGCGATGACGCACGCGGCGAACGAGCAGGCCTTCCGTTATGCCGACGCCGAGGAGCGCGAGCTGCTGGAACTCATCGCGCGCCGCGAGGGCTGCCGGCCGGAACAGATCGTGATGGGCGCCGGTTCCGGCGAGATCCTCGACGTGGCGGGATTTCATTTCGGATTCGACCACGGCGAAATCGTCGCGGCCGACCCGAGCTACATGCAGCTGGTGCTCGCGGCCGATCGCGTGGGCGGACGCGCCGTGCGGGTGCCGTTGAACGCGCGCTTCGAGCACGACCTGCCCGCGATGGCCGCGGCCGTGACCGAGCGGACGAAGTGCATCTACATCGTCAACCCGAACAACCCGACCGGCACCGTCTGCGACGCGGCGGAACTCAAGGCATTCGTGCGCGAGCAGTCGAAACGGACCACGGTGTTCATCGACGAGGCGTATCTCGAGCTGAGCGACGATTTCGCCGGCCGCACCTGCGCGCCGCTCGCGGTCGAGGGGCACAACGTGGTCGTGGCGCGAACGTTTTCGAAGATCTTCGGCTTGGCCGGCATGCGGCTCGGTTACGCGGTGATGTCGGAGAAACTGGCGACGTCGCTGAAGGCGCGCATGACCGGCAGCCTCAGCATCGTCACCATCGCGGCCGCGATCGCGTCGCTCAAGGACGCCGCCTACGTCGAGGCCACGCGGGCGAAGATCAAGGCCGGTCGCGACGCGCTCATTGCCGAGGTCACCGCGCTCGGACGGACGCACGCGGTGCCGCACGGGAATTTCGTGTTCTTCCGCACCGGCATGCCGGTGCAGGATTTCATCGCGAAGATGCGCCTCGAAGGCGTGGAGGTGGGCCGGCCATTCCCACCGTTGCTCGAGTGGGCGCGCATCAGCATCGGGTTACCCGAGGAGATGGAGAAATGCCACCGCGCGCTGCGGCGCGTGCTAGGCTGA
- a CDS encoding GNAT family N-acetyltransferase, with protein sequence MALETPRLSLRRFEPADAAFVVSLLTSPDWLRFIGDRGVRTETDALVYIERLTSMGYAKNGFGLYHVSRRSDGTPVGMCGLLRRDTTPDVEIGFAFLSEHAGQGYATEASGAVLGEAREQHGLRRIGAVVMPENHASIRVLEKLGLRFERLIVTDPARDPLQYFARELGPER encoded by the coding sequence ATGGCCCTCGAGACCCCGCGCCTGAGCCTTCGCCGTTTTGAACCTGCCGACGCCGCGTTCGTCGTGTCGTTGCTGACCTCGCCGGACTGGCTGCGGTTCATCGGCGATCGCGGTGTGCGCACGGAGACCGATGCCCTCGTCTACATCGAGCGACTGACTTCGATGGGTTACGCGAAGAACGGCTTCGGGCTCTATCACGTGTCGCGGCGCAGCGACGGGACGCCCGTTGGCATGTGCGGCCTGCTCCGCCGTGACACCACCCCGGATGTCGAGATCGGCTTCGCGTTCCTCTCGGAACACGCGGGCCAGGGCTATGCCACCGAGGCGAGCGGCGCCGTCTTGGGCGAAGCGCGGGAGCAACACGGATTGCGGCGCATCGGCGCGGTCGTGATGCCCGAGAACCACGCGTCGATCCGCGTCCTGGAAAAACTGGGACTGAGGTTCGAGCGGCTCATCGTGACGGATCCGGCGCGCGATCCGTTGCAGTATTTCGCGCGCGAACTCGGCCCGGAGCGGTGA